The following proteins come from a genomic window of Paramisgurnus dabryanus chromosome 19, PD_genome_1.1, whole genome shotgun sequence:
- the LOC135780037 gene encoding uncharacterized protein — protein sequence MAPSAEAKRLEKLESGRAKSKEEVLAEARSFVSTNGGDPSDQFLVLAHCKLQFGKYQGQRFRWLLENSLGYAVYLVLSSSSEKAHPTPLSENKQLYLQYTSLIREMAEEAEKYKRKQEMQAEAHATGDQGCLMVEFGDFQGRFMKEVYEDQSKQAQALIRYLVKANANPNTNMAIFKTYVLKRQASAVGTRVCQPEPQVATSSASAPPPATSSSSVRPRATSSASAPPPATPSASVPPPATSSASVRPRATSSVSAPSPAAIQTGVQQSATVKALLMRGKHLSPSHLARKLMSPVKHYPLLQSTLPPPAAEPPATHLTRRQLFTTGTSVSTAEDDDEELRPVLVRLHQRKQQKHQVFHIIHHQLSFQFTGYGPTQSVSSFADIQILM from the exons ATGGCACCATCAGCAGAGGCAAAGCGCCTAGAAAAGCTTGAGTCCGGAAGGGCCAAAAGTAAAGAGGAGGTGCTGGCAGAGGCTAGATCTTTTGTCAGCACAAATGGTGGAGACCCCAGTGACCAGTTTTTAGTACTGGCCCACTGCAAACTTCAGTTTGGGAAGTACCAGGGCCAGCGATTTAGATGGCTCCTGGAAAACTCTCTGGGGTATGCAGTGTATTTGGTGCTTAGCAGTTCCAGTGAGAAAGCCCATCCAACCCCGCTGTCAGAAAACAAACAGCTGTACCTGCAGTATACTTCTCTTATTAGAGAGATGGCAGAAGAAGCGGAGAAGTATAAGAGAAAGCAGGAAATGCAAGCAGAAGCCCATGCAACTGGAGACCAAGGCTGCTTGATGGTGGAGTTTGGTGACTTCCAGGGCCGGTTCATGAAGGAAGTTTATGAGGACCAGAGCAAGCAGGCCCAAGCCCTCATCAGGTACCTGGTAAAGGCAAATGCCAACCCCAACACCAACATGGCCATTTTCAAGACGTATGTCTTGAAAAGACAGGCGTCTGCTGTGGGCACCCGTGTATGCCAGCCTGAACCTCAAGTTGCAACCTCCAGTGCCTCTGCACCTCCACCTGCAACCTCCAGTTCCTCTGTACGTCCACGTGCAACCTCCAGTGCCTCTGCACCTCCACCTGCAACCCCCAGTGCTTCTGTTCCTCCACCTGCAACCTCCAGTGCCTCTGTACGTCCACGTGCAACCTCCAGTGTCTCTGCACCTTCACCCGCAGCCATCCAAACTGGTGTACAGCAGAGCGCCACTGTGAAAGCGCTGTTGATGCGTGGCAAACATTTGTCTCCTTCTCACCTGGCGAGAAAACTCATGTCACCAGTGAAACACT ATCCATTACTGCAGTCCACTTTACCTCCTCCAGCAGCAGAACCCCCAGCCACACATTTGACCCGAAGGCAGCTTTTCACTACTG GCACTTCCGTTTCCACTGctgaagatgatgatgaggaACTG AGACCTGTTCTGGTCCGTCTCCATCAGCGGAAACAGCAAAAGCACCAGGTCTTCCACATCATCCACCACCAGCTGAGCTTCCAGTTCACTGGATATGGGCCAACGCAGTCAGTTTCCAGCTTTGCTGACATACAG ATACTCATGTGA